In the genome of Candidatus Gastranaerophilales bacterium, the window AAAACGTAGAAATCCAGCCTTTTGCATACATAGGCAAAAATGTTGTTATAGGAGATAACGTAAAAATAGGTTCCGGAGCCAAAATTGAATACGCTGCAATAGGTAAAAATACTTCAATAAGTTCACATGCAGTCATAGGTACGGAGCCGCAGGATTTAGGCTACAAAGGCGAGCCGACGGGTGTAATTATCGGTGAAAACTGCCAAATAAGAGAGTTTGTAACAGTAAACAGAGCAAGCCACGAGGGTAATACAATAGTAGGTGATAATTGCCTGCTTATGACAAGCGTACATGTGGCCCATAACTGTAAGCTTGAACATAACGTTATTTTAGCAAACGCAGCTACGTTAGGCGGACATTCTGCCGTAGGCGCAGGCGCTTTTTTAGGCGGTATGGTGGTGGTTCATCAAAATGTAAGGATAGGAACTTTAGCTATAATGAGCGGATTTTCAGGTACAAGACAGGATATCCCGCCC includes:
- the lpxA gene encoding acyl-ACP--UDP-N-acetylglucosamine O-acyltransferase; the encoded protein is MLTINQSAYIDETAQIGENVEIQPFAYIGKNVVIGDNVKIGSGAKIEYAAIGKNTSISSHAVIGTEPQDLGYKGEPTGVIIGENCQIREFVTVNRASHEGNTIVGDNCLLMTSVHVAHNCKLEHNVILANAATLGGHSAVGAGAFLGGMVVVHQNVRIGTLAIMSGFSGTRQDIPPYAKTMGAPSRIAGTNVIGLRRSGLNQDERNYVKRAYKYLWFSDLSMQHALEEIEKNIPQTEQVKHLVEFCRTSKRGVIKTYKEDDNQDEI